Proteins encoded within one genomic window of Babesia bigemina genome assembly Bbig001, chromosome : IV:
- a CDS encoding -Ribosomal RNA-processing protein 8, which produces MLCRSYQEQVSKWPFNPLTRVIAWLEEQRDDKVIGDFGCGEAMIAQRFHDRTVHSFDLIAGNPLITACNMTKVPLNDNTLDICVFCLSLMGQDWPLFVVEATRCLKEGGVIKIVEVRSRLTSIEEFEKFLESLGYKKDNAVSTDVRFLFVKL; this is translated from the exons ATGCTTTGCCGCA GTTACCAAGAGCAAGTTTCAAAGTGGCCCTTTAACCCTTTGACACGTGTGATTGCCTGGTTAGAAgagcaacgtgatgacaAAGT CATTGGCGACTTCGGTTGTGGAGAAGCTATGATAGCGCAGAGATTTCATGACAG AACGGTTCATTCATTCGACCTCATTGCTGGAAATCCACTCATCACGGCGTGCAACATGACCAAG GTACCATTGAATGACAATACACTCGACATTTGTGTTTTCTGTTTAAGTCTAATGGGTCAAGATTGGCCGCTATTTGTTGTGGAAGCCACGCGCTGCCTTAAGGAAGG AGGCGTGATAAAAATCGTGGAAGTGCGTAGTCGCCTTACGAGCATCGAAGAGTTCGAAAAATTtctggagtcgctgggatACAAGAAAGATAACGCTGTATCAACCGATGTAAGATTTTTGTTTGTCAAATTATGA
- a CDS encoding aspartyl protease, putative, which produces MVSWKRCGITTAVVFLTALRLSVCDIDSSSSEAITGERCLRFDEGGCSVWLHKGNPAEHSISLERYQIPGSVSALQMASSNHELFKKGKISFAKRGEGVFGSIGYDGNKNRRPAFSTMKNKLNKRIAMLKRCDRANYIPIKQTKDSLYVGEIKIGTPPQTFHPIFDTGSTNLWVVGSTCKEPSCSKVCRYDASRSTTFKMMDTPIKIHIKFGTGEIEGYPAKDTVVLGKIAIPDQSLAVVVSEKSAGGDNIFDKIHFEGIVGLAFPEMSSVPGMPIFDHMALLKNMKHKEFAFYIDENDKESRIMLGGIDPQYYLGEIQMFPVVREHYWEVKLDAFYVGNEKLCCDGQSSYLIFDSGTSLNTIPSSYFGHFMSYFESKTCDVGADYPTITYVLEGERITLEPHQYMLRQGKRCVPAFMQLDVPSEFGNAFIVGSNAFMKHYVTVYHRGTGGKASMVGIAKSNHSATQHD; this is translated from the exons ATGGTTTCATGGAAAAGATGCGGTATTACCACCGCGGTGGTGTTCTTAACAGCTCTGAGACTTTCTGTCTGTGACATCGATTCATCGTCATCGGAGGCAATTACAGGCGAGAGATGCTTACGTTTTGACGAAGGAGGCTGTAGTGTATGGTTGCACAAGGGCAATCCAGCCGAG CATTCTATAAGTCTGGAGCGATACCAGATACCTGGTAGCGTTTCTGCACTACAAATGGCGTCAAGCAACCATGAATTATTTAAAAAAGGGAAAATATCTTTTGCCAAAAGAGGCGAAGGCGTATTCGGTTCAATAGGTTACGATGGGAACAAAAATAGAAGACCAGCCTTTAGTACTATGAAGAATAAGCTTAATAAACGCATAGCCATGCTCAAACGGTGTGATCGCGCAAATTACATTCCGATAAAACAAACGAAAGAT AGCTTGTACGTTGGGGAGATAAAAATCGGCACGCCCCCGCAAACATTCCATCCAATCTTCGATACTGGCAGCAC GAACCTTTGGGTGGTTGGATCGACTTGCAAGGAGCCTTCATGCTCTAAGGTGTGCCGTTACGATGCGTCACGTTCGACTACGTTCAAGATGATGGACACACCCATAAAGATTCATATAAAG TTTGGTACCGGTGAAATTGAAGGCTACCCAGCCAAGGATACCGTGGTATTGGGGAAAATTGCGATTCCGGATCAATCTCTTGCGGTTGTAGTGTCTGAGAAATCAGCCGGTGGAGACAACATCTTCGACAAAATTCACTTTGAGGGTATCGTAGGTCTAGCCTTCCCAGAAATGAGCAGTGTTCCCGGAATGCCTATATTCGATCACATGGCTCTTTTGAAAAATATGAAGCACAAGGAATTTGCTTTCTACATAGATGAAAACGACAAG GAGTCACGGATAATGTTAGGAGGCATAGATCCTCAATATTATCTGGGTGAGATACAAATGTTTCCCGTGGTACGTGAGCACTACTGGGAAGTGAAGCTGGATGCCTTCTACGTCGGAAACGAGAAGCTATGTTGCGACGGACAGAGCTCATACCTTATTTTCGATTCCGGCACATCGCTGAACACAATACCAAGCTCTTATTTCGGTCATTTCATGTCATATTTCGAAAGCAAG ACATGTGACGTTGGAGCGGATTACCCTACGATAACTTATGTTCTG GAAGGAGAACGAATAACTCTCGAACCTCATCAATATATGTTGAGGCAAGGCAAGCGTTGTGTACCAGCATTTATGCAACTGGATGTGCCATCGGAATTCGGCAATGCTTTCATCGTGGGATCAAATGCCTTCATGAAACACTACGTCACTGTGTATCATAGGGGTACTGGAGGAAAGGCATCTATG GTGGGGATTGCCAAGTCAAATCACAGTGCTACGCAACACGATTAA
- a CDS encoding -putative, 30S ribosomal protein S6 yields MQMYALTSVKISYVVGGRLTRELYKTLRRRIIRGSEIDNKQKYNIENHKKTTLDGKLLGPKTCYNIYLALDNRPADEIKRRFQLIAQNLIKVGAEHTNVYYYGLKKLAQPLNKKHEACFISFELDIYPSLIQHIRKKLSQEEHVLRVLVLRDTQKDKSRRVHRDRRLHVRHPYFDTEIFRPHRSRLLNKPGEEFSIAKDK; encoded by the exons ATGCAAATGTATGCGTTAACATCCGTGAAAATATCATATGTA GTAGGTGGTAGGCTGACTCGCGAGCTCTATAAAACGCTGCGACGTCGTATCATACGAGGCAGCGAGATCGATAACAAACAGAAATATAACAtagaaaaccacaagaagaCAACACTTGATGGTAAGTTGTTGGGCCCCAAAACGTGTTATAACATTTATTTGGCTCTTGACAATCGGCCCGCGGATGAGATAAAACGGCGATTTCAGCTAATTGCGCAAAATTTGATCAAAGTAGGGGCGGAACACACCAACGTATACTATTACGGACTTAAAAAGTTGGCACAGCCGTTGAACAAAAAACACGAGGCGTGCTTCATTTCTTTCGAGTTGGATATTTACCCTAGCCTCATACAACATATACGCAAGAAACTAAGCCAGGAAGAGCACGTGTTGCGCGTGCTAGTACTCCGGGATACACAAAAAGACAAGTCCAGACGCGTCCATCGCGACAGACGTCTTCACGTGCGACATCCGTATTTTGATACAGAAATCTTTAGGCCTCACAGATCGCGGCTATTGAACAAACCTGGCGAGGAATTCAGCATTGCGAAAGACAAATAA
- a CDS encoding serine/threonine protein kinase, putative translates to MEEPTKQVNNPVGSIASVVRPLRSDVRGASSFVGGAQDLQHGITSIDTMSTYRSDIYNEILADVKDQHGKVAMIPNDYSLPIGSHANDCGSFHSTMESDNHTGCRYTRCSVVRDEKDAWAANSTVLPLNRHLNDKRDGIGVNYVRNADDHDPLLVTGEAFASLNLKCNSMWMHRNANSQIYNVEGSKLKPSTYLRRGLVSPQFHKPGNLIFRHNKYDKDALTSNKGCDVELSSSPTRCRDASTSPNDTPFLQSKTSKGFFWHKPFGVSRKDKVMFFRGLPYVETLNPGVQKSWHLEAISALTRDQYASLKMTMFRLSNGSTNLDPKLLLILSSGSWEVLQEGTFGTVYIGCVEGMGNCAVKVPVSVMVQQDPVGVMRRYINEWDILSRCDHPNIVKLRGGLIFGVFDIWLCTELIRGADLHSIKYGEHTKRFISPKVGLKMCRQLADAILYLHTPTEERGKIVHRDIKPENIIVLPNWDIKLCDFGDACENSDGNVDNISGATWLYAPPELLTHKSIMVDIVGLEGNARRVPNELSEKWDIWSMGCVFQEMFGYSGPFHYLVDAQDKPARICEKMVASAIKGLVPHIPHALAHTRMGQLIAQCLQNDPNARPSAAQICAMLRVPDTALLQ, encoded by the coding sequence ATGGAGGAACCAACAAAACAGGTAAACAATCCAGTCGGAAGCATCGCTTCAGTTGTGCGACCATTGCGCAGTGATGTGCGAGGTGCTTCGTCTTTTGTCGGCGGCGCCCAGGATCTCCAACATGGCATTACATCCATCGACACCATGTCCACCTATCGCAGTGATATATACAATGAAATTCTAGCAGATGTCAAGGATCAACACGGAAAAGTTGCTATGATACCCAACGATTATAGCCTACCGATTGGCAGTCATGCAAATGATTGTGGGTCATTTCACTCAACCATGGAATCCGACAACCATACAGGGTGTAGGTACACCCGGTGTAGTGTAGTGAGAGATGAAAAGGATGCATGGGCTGCCAATTCCACCGTGTTGCCGTTGAACAGGCATCTAAACGACAAACGCGACGGTATAGGCGTTAACTACGTTCGAAATGCAGATGATCACGATCCACTATTGGTAACAGGAGAAGCTTTCGCATCATTAAATCTGAAATGTAATAGTATGTGGATGCATAGAAACGCCAATTCACAAATTTACAATGTTGAGGGAAGCAAACTCAAACCATCCACGTATTTGCGTAGGGGGTTGGTATCGCCCCAATTTCATAAGCCGGGAAATCTTATTTTTAGGCATAACAAATATGATAAAGATGCTTTGACTTCTAACAAGGGTTGTGACGTAGAGCTGTCGTCTAGTCCAACCAGATGTAGAGATGCATCGACATCTCCGAACGACACGCCATTTTTGCAATCTAAAACTTCCAAAGGATTTTTTTGGCACAAACCCTTCGGTGTATCCCGTAAAGATAAAGTGATGTTTTTCAGGGGATTGCCGTATGTTGAGACTCTAAATCCGGGAGTGCAAAAGTCGTGGCACCTGGAAGCCATATCGGCGTTAACTAGAGATCAATATGCCTCTTTAAAAATGACCATGTTTAGGCTGTCAAATGGAAGTACGAATCTCGATCCAAAGTTACTGCTTATTCTTTCTAGCGGGAGTTGGGAGGTATTGCAGGAAGGTACATTTGGCACAGTATATATAGGTTGCGTGGAGGGGATGGGTAATTGTGCAGTCAAAGTGCCTGTGTCTGTCATGGTTCAACAAGATCCTGTTGGTGTAATGCGCAGATATATAAATGAATGGGATATATTGTCACGCTGTGATCATCCAAACATAGTCAAATTGCGAGGTGGCCTCATTTTTGGTGTCTTCGATATTTGGCTGTGCACGGAGCTTATAAGGGGCGCCGACCTGCACAGCATAAAGTACGGAGAACACACCAAGCGTTTTATAAGTCCAAAGGTTGGTCTAAAAATGTGTAGGCAACTTGCTGACGCAATACTCTACCTCCATACGCCAACAGAGGAAAGAGGTAAAATCGTTCATAGGGATATCAAGCCAGAAAATATCATAGTCTTGCCTAATTGGGATATCAAACTTTGCGATTTTGGCGATGCCTGCGAAAATTCCGATGGTAACGTAGATAATATTTCAGGCGCGACTTGGCTTTACGCCCCTCCGGAGCTCCTGACGCACAAGTCCATAATGGTTGACATTGTTGGGCTAGAAGGAAACGCCCGTAGAGTTCCAAACGAGTTATCCGAAAAATGGGATATATGGTCCATGGGGTGTGTATTCCAAGAAATGTTCGGATATAGTGGGCCTTTTCACTACCTTGTTGATGCGCAAGACAAGCCTGCGAGGATATGTGAAAAAATGGTAGCAAGCGCCATCAAGGGCCTTGTTCCACATATACCTCATGCGCTCGCACATACCCGAATGGGTCAACTTATCGCACAATGCCTGCAAAACGACCCAAACGCAAGACCCAGTGCAGCCCAAATATGTGCAATGTTACGAGTACCTGATACGGCGTTGCTTCAATAA
- a CDS encoding U2 splicing factor subunit, putative produces the protein MAENLARIIGTEEDRVNCPFYWKIGACRHGDQCSRAHYKPSAAQTLVIRHMYQNPPVAIAIAEGQMISDELLDKAADHFEEFYEEVFLELMKYGEIEDMVVCDNIGDHIIGNVYVKYRDENSAAHAISMLSGRFYGGKPIQCEYTPVTDFREARCRQFVEGQCRRGGYCNFMHIKHVPRSVRRKLNERMYTEYPEYKRRSPRRSDGSASRDRPRRQSSQERRNMIEMWNREREAREAAK, from the exons ATGGCGGAAAACTTGGCACGAATTATTGGTACAGAGGAAGATCGCGTGAATTGCCCTTTCTATTGGAAGATTGGCGCTTGTCGCCATGGAGATCAGTGCAGCCGCGCACATTATAAGCCTTCTGCGGCGCAGACACTCGTCATCCGTCACATGTATCAGAATCCGCCAGTTGCCATTGCTATTGCTGAGGGCCAGATGA TTTCTGACGAACTACTGGACAAAGCTGCCGATCACTTTGAGGAGTTTTATGAGGAGGTTTTTTTGGAGCTAATGAAGTATGGAGAGATTGAGGATATGGTGGTTTGTGATAATATAGGTGATCACATTATTGGGAATGTGTACGTAAAATATCGCGATGAAAATAGCGCAGCTCATGCGATCTCCATGTTGTCTGGCAGATTTTACGGAG GGAAACCGATTCAATGCGAGTACACACCCGTCACAGATTTCCGCGAAGCCCGCTGTCGCCAATTTGTCGAGGGACAATGTCGGCGTGGTGGCTATTGTAACTTTATGCACATAAAACATGTCCCGAGATCGGTGCGTAGGAAATTGAACGAGAGAATGTACACCGAATATCCAGAATACAAGAGGAGGTCTCCACGCCGTTCCGACGGAAGCGCAAG CCGCGATAGACCCAGACGCCAGTCTAGTCAGGAGCGTCGCAACATGATAGAAATGTGGAACAGGGAAAGGGAAGCCAGAGAGGCTGCCAAGTGA
- a CDS encoding proteasome subunit alpha, putative, translating into MSGTASGYDLSVSTFSPDGHVFQVEYATKAVDAAPTVAAAVCCDGIVFLSDSVLCGYDETTTTGRNVLQSKPALRLYALDEGVGCAVTGMIPDAQCIVRRAKAESKSFFEEYGVKIPISLLAERVALFVHAFTLYWHVRPFGASMILSGVDSNGKKSLYCIDPSGACYKYAGMAVGKCKHLVKTEMEKLDLAALSCREALKELSLAIMIGRDGDSSKTNDIQMAWICGESNGQFEQVPSDVATEAKLEASKRHAMLHGQ; encoded by the exons ATGTCTGGCACTGCATCCGGGTACGACTTGTCCGTGTCGACTTTTTCGCCAGATGGGCACGTCTTCCAGGTGGAATACGCGACAAAGGCAGTCGACGCCGCGCCAACAGTTGCGGCTGCCGTTTGCTGCGATGGCATAGTCTTTTTATCCGATTCTGTGTTGTGTGGATATGACGAAACTACTACAACAGGCCGCAATGTTCTCCAATCGAAGCCAGCACTCCGTTTGTACGCATTGGATGAAGGTGTAGGTTGTGCGGTGACTGGTATGATTCCGGATGCGCAATGCATTGTGCGCCGCGCGAAGGCGGAAAGCAAGTCATTCTTTGAGGAATACGGCGTGAAGATTCCTATTTCTCTGCTGGCTGAGCGAGTTGCATTGTTTGTGCATGCTTTTACGTTGTACTGGCACGTGCGGCCCTTTGGCGCATCAATGATTTTATCGGGAGTCGACTCTAATGGCAAGA AATCCTTGTACTGCATCGATCCGAGTGGTGCGTGTTACAAGTATGCCGGCATGGCCGTCGGTAAGTGCAAGCACCTGGTCAAGACAGAGATGGAGAAACTAGATTTAGCTGCTTTATCTTGCCGTGAAGCTCTTAAGGAGTTGTCTTTGGCCATAATGATTGGGCGCGACGGCGATTCAAGCAAGACCAACGATATTCAGATGGCATGGATTTGCGGCGAAAGCAACGGCCAATTTGAGCAGGTACCCAGTGATGTGGCGACAGAGGCTAAGTTAGAAGCGTCAAAACGTCATGCGATGCTCCATGGCCAGTAA